GCGTAGTCCGGGGCGATCTCGCCCTCGAAGCCGGCCGCCTTGAGGGCCTCGAGGAAACGCAGATAGGGGGCGGCAAGCCCGTGGGCGGTGCCGGAGTCGGTGGTGTCCAGTCGAGCAATCATGGCATCTTCAAGGGGAGGCGTGAATGGGCCTACTTTACCGCGCGGGGCCTGGTGACGCATCCCGGTAATCCAGGGCTATCGCAGATAGCCTGGCTGCTCGATAGCTCGGGGCTGATCTGGCGATAAGCCTACAAGGAGGCGCTGTAAATACCTCCCTGTACGCTACCTCGGCCGTCCCTGGTCCTCGGACCTCCTCTTCGGCTTATCCCCAGCGCCCCTTGGTTCGGTAACTGCGATAGCCCTGCCCGGTATATCGGTGCGCGTGGCGCCACTTTCGCCTTTTGCCTACAATGGTCGCCCTGTTTCCTGCCGCCGCCGCCGCCGCGCGGCCAAGACCCCAATCACCGACTGCAACGGACCGATTCCATGCTCGACCCCAAACTGCTGCGCAGCGACCTCGAGACGGTCGCCCAACGACTCGCCAGGCGAGGCTTTCCCCTGGATACCGAACGCCTCTCGGCGCTGGAGTCCCGGCGCCGGGAACTGCAGGCCGAGACCGAGGCGCTGCAGGCCGAGCGCAATACGCGCTCCAAGGCGATCGGCAAGGCCAAGGCGGCGGGTGAGGATATCCAGCCGCTGCTCGACGAGGTGAGTGACCTGGGCGAGCGCCTGGATGGCGCCAAGGCGCGCCTGGTCGAGGTCCAGGCCGAGTGGGATGATGTGGTCAGCGGCATTCCCAACCTGCCTCACGACAGCGTACCGGAAGGCCAGGACGAGAACGACAACGTCGAGCTGCACCGCTGGGGCACCCCCCGCGAGTTCGATTTCGTGGTTCGTGACCACGTCGACCTGGGCGAGCTGAAAGGCGATCTCGACTTCGACCTGGCCGCCAAGCTGACCGGGGCGCGCTTTGCGGTGATGCGCGGGCCCATCGCGCGGCTGCACCGGGCGCTGACCCAGTTCATGCTCGACACGCAGACCCAGGAGCATGGCTACGAGGAGTGCTATGTGCCCTACATGGTCAACGAGGCCTCGTTGCGCGGTACTGGCCAGTTGCCCAAGTTCGGTGAAGACCTGTTCCGCCTCGACGATGAGCGTGGCTACCATCTGATTCCCACTTCCGAGGTGCCGCTGACCAACTTCGCCCGGGACGAGATCCTCGAGGCTCAGGTGCTGCCGGTGAAGCTTACCGCCCATACG
The Halomonas sp. H10-9-1 DNA segment above includes these coding regions:
- the serS gene encoding serine--tRNA ligase, encoding MLDPKLLRSDLETVAQRLARRGFPLDTERLSALESRRRELQAETEALQAERNTRSKAIGKAKAAGEDIQPLLDEVSDLGERLDGAKARLVEVQAEWDDVVSGIPNLPHDSVPEGQDENDNVELHRWGTPREFDFVVRDHVDLGELKGDLDFDLAAKLTGARFAVMRGPIARLHRALTQFMLDTQTQEHGYEECYVPYMVNEASLRGTGQLPKFGEDLFRLDDERGYHLIPTSEVPLTNFARDEILEAQVLPVKLTAHTPCFRSEAGSHGRDTRGMIRQHQFDKVEMVQMVEPEHSYAALEEMRGHAEAILQALELPYRVVTLCTGDMGFGAAKTYDLEVWIPSQATYREISSVSNCEEFQARRMQARFRHPEQKKPQLLHTLNGSGLAVGRCLVAVLENYQNADGSVTVPEALRPYMGGQEAINL